The following proteins are encoded in a genomic region of Photobacterium toruni:
- a CDS encoding YrhA family protein has translation MNNIEKLLYIENNKEIKSYGEGFLLPPASKEDIENLKLRMKNTFDMELSNDYLRLLSLSDGFSVNGFNLYGSKIFSNGYFINGLWDANQEFREEPSLNKYIAYGDESSMRLVFNIENSCYEAVESISWDHIASFDSFLELLQYVFNDACIFN, from the coding sequence ATGAACAATATAGAAAAATTACTTTATATTGAAAATAATAAAGAAATTAAATCATATGGGGAGGGGTTTTTATTGCCTCCTGCGAGTAAAGAAGATATTGAAAACCTTAAATTAAGAATGAAAAATACATTTGATATGGAATTATCAAACGATTATTTAAGATTGTTATCGTTGTCAGATGGTTTTTCGGTAAATGGTTTTAATCTTTATGGTTCGAAAATATTTTCAAATGGATATTTTATTAATGGTCTTTGGGATGCTAATCAAGAATTCAGAGAAGAACCTTCATTAAATAAGTATATAGCGTATGGCGATGAATCCTCTATGAGGTTGGTTTTTAACATTGAAAATAGTTGTTATGAGGCTGTTGAGTCTATCTCTTGGGACCATATTGCTAGTTTTGATTCATTCCTTGAATTATTGCAATATGTTTTTAATGATGCTTGTATTTTTAATTAA